Proteins encoded by one window of Aphis gossypii isolate Hap1 chromosome X, ASM2018417v2, whole genome shotgun sequence:
- the LOC126552173 gene encoding tigger transposable element-derived protein 4-like: MSRRQFTLDEKIGIIGRLENGEKNSVISKEFGTCSSTISTIWKNRDKLKNMFQTTSLNAKRLRTAQHKDLEEAALVWFKQQRSLNVPISGPILQTKIDQLAEKMKIENFKCSASWIQRFRQRHNIGFGKISGESSAVNTDICSNWLANVWPSLRAGYCDDEIYNADEAGLFFKLTPDKTLRFKGENCSGGKLSKDRITVLVAANMTGTDKRKLLVIGKSKSPRCFKGVSSLPVFYENNTKAWMTSAIFEKTLNYWDDELRRKKKKILLLVDNCPAHPSLQHLKFIKLVFLPANTTAVLQPMDQGVIRNIKAHYRNQLVLKMIEDIENQIESKVTVLDAIIMLDKAWRNVTSTGIANCFRHAGFCDVTTDTTQLQTDSGLINNIDEDYLQIDDDLITSEIQTDEDIVNNVIASQQVELDNDTDIDELDDEFETVPSISEARAALRTLERFYYTKYEGTDAERKALSLLETSINSNTKQSSIKDYFKKLNKN, from the coding sequence ATGTCGCGTCGTCAGTTTACGTTGGAcgaaaaaataggtataatcgGGCGTTTAGAAAATGGTGAGAAAAACAGCGTAATTTCAAAAGAATTCGGCACCTGTTCGTCGACAATTTCGACCATATGGAAGAACCgggataaattgaaaaatatgtttcaaacCACTTCACTTAACGCAAAACGATTGCGCACTGCACAGCATAAGGACCTTGAAGAAGCTGCACTAGTATGGTTCAAACAACAACGGTCATTGAATGTGCCTATAAGTGGTCCTATTTTGCAAACAAAAATTGACCAACTAgctgaaaaaatgaaaatagaaaatttcaaatgctcTGCATCTTGGATTCAGCGTTTCCGACAGAGGCACAACATTGGTTTCGGCAAGATCTCAGGTGAGTCGTCTGCAGTTAATACTGATATCTGCTCTAACTGGTTGGCTAACGTTTGGCCGTCCCTTCGAGCAGGTTACTGTGatgatgaaatttataatgccGATGAAGCGGgcctttttttcaaattaactcCGGATAAAACTCTTCGCTTCAAAGGGGAAAATTGCTCGGGTGGAAAATTATCCAAAGACAGAATTACAGTTTTAGTGGCAGCCAACATGACCGGAACTGACAAAAGAAAACTCCTTGTTATTGGAAAATCGAAAAGTCCTAGGTGTTTTAAAGGAGTTTCATCACTTCCCgtgttttatgaaaataacacCAAAGCTTGGATGACCTCAGCAATTTTTGAAAAGACTCTTAATTATTGGGATGATGAATTACGccgtaagaaaaaaaaaattctactatTGGTGGACAACTGTCCAGCACACCCATCATTGCagcatttgaaatttattaaactcgTATTTTTGCCCGCCAATACTACTGCTGTACTTCAACCGATGGACCAGGGCGTTATAAGGAACATTAAAGCTCATTACCGGAATCAGTTGGTACTAAAAATGATTGAGGATATCGAAAATCAAATAGAATCAAAAGTAACTGTTTTGGATGCCATAATAATGCTGGATAAAGCTTGGCGTAATGTAACATCGACGGGGATTGCTAATTGTTTTCGGCATGCAGGTTTTTGTGACGTTACGACCGATACTACACAGCTACAAACAGACAGTGGATTGATTAATAACATCGACGAGGACTACTTACAGATTGATGACGACCTAATAACGTCAGAAATTCAAACAGATGAAGATATAGTCAACAATGTCATAGCTAGTCAACAAGTTGAGCTAGATAATGATACTGATATTGATGAGCTTGATGATGAGTTTGAAACTGTGCCGTCAATATCCGAAGCTCGTGCTGCATTGAGGACACTAGAAAgattttattacacaaaatatgaAGGTACAGATGCTGAAAGAAAAGCGTTGTCTTTATTAGAAACATCGATCAACTCTAACACGAAGCAAAGTTCGATCaaagattattttaagaaattaaataaaaattaa